CCGGTAGCTCTGCCTGCGTCATAGCCTGATGAAACCCTTCAAGACGCAAGCGGGCGGGCGTTTTGTCCTGTGGCCCGGCGATGCAGGCAATACGCCGGTAACCCCGTGAGATCAGAAAACGGGTTGCCATCTCTCCGCCCAGCAGTGAATTGTCCTGAATAATGTCGCTGCCGCCCTCAAAAGGGGACCAGTCCATCATTACGGAGGGAATAGAAGGATAGCGGTTGAGGATTTCCGCAGAGGGGATGTGGCTTTCGTTACACATGATCAGCAAGCCATCAACCCGCTTTTGCAGCAGCGTTTCCAGACTCCGGTTCATGCGATTTTCATCGCCCTCGGTGTTGCACAGCACCAGACTGTAGCCGCGTTCATAACAGCTTCTCTCTACCCCGCGCACCACTTCTGAATAGAAAGGGTTGCTACTGGCCGTAAGCAGCATACCTATAGTACGCGTCTGGTTGAGTTTAAGACTTCGGGCCAGCGCAGAAGGGGCGTAGTTAAGCTGGGTAATGGCAGAGGTGATTTTTTCACGCACCGCCTCACTGACAAAACGGTTGTTATTAATGACGTGTGAAACCGTGGATGTCGACACACCGGCCAGTCGCGCAACATCTTTCATGGTGGCCAAGAGTTACCCCTGCTGCTGCAAGAAGCTGTCGGTTTCGCTACGCCACGGCACGGAAGGTTGAGCACCTGACCGTGTTACCGCAATAGCCGCAGCGGCGTGAGCAAAGCGTACGGCCTCTGCCACGGGTTTCTCTTCCAGCAATGCGGTAATCAATGCGCCGTTAAAGGTGTCGCCCGCTGCAATGGTATCAACCGCTTTCACTTTAAATCCGGCAATGCGCTGGCCCTGGCCCTGTTCACTCAGCCAGACACCACGGCTGCCCAACGTAATCAGTACGCTGCCTATGCCTTTATCATGGAGAATACCCGCCGCACGGGCAGCATCCTCATCGGAATCAATATGCACACCGGTCAGCGCTTCCGCTTCGGTTTCGTTAGGGGTAATCATATCCACCAGCGCCAGCAGTTCTGCCGAAAGAGGCATAGCCGGTGCGGGATTAAGGATCACTTTGGTCTGATGCTCGCGGGCAATTTTTGCCGCCGCCAGCACGCTATCAAGCGGGGATTCCAGCTGCATCAGTAGCGCATCCGCCTCAGCAATCGTCTGCTTATGTTTTTCAACCAGCGCTGGCGTTAACGCCGCATTGGCACCAGCATGGATCGCAATGCTGTTTTCACCTTCACCGTTAACGAAAATCAACGCCACACCGGTAGACTCACCCGGCACTACGTCGATAGCGGCGATATCAATCTTATCCTCAGCCAGCTGCTGGCGAATGCGCTCACCGATATCATCCTCGCCCACACAGGCAATAAAGGAGATAGCGGCACCACTGCGGCCAGCGGCTACCGCCTGGTTTGCCCCTTTCCCGCCAAAGGCTATCTGATACTGCCTGCCGATCACCGTTTCTCCGGGACGAGGAAACGACGCCAGATTCAGAATGTGATCTGCATTGATGCTGCCAAGGACAGCCAGCTTGCCGGTATTTTTCATAAGGGTGTTGTCCGGAAAAGGCGCTGCCTGGAAAAGGCAGCGCTGGTAGTGCTGATTTATTTAGTGACCAGCTTCAGGTCAACCGGGTTGATAGCCTGAACTTTCTGGTTCTTCAGCACTTTATCAGCCGTTTGCACGCCGATCATGCCGATTTGCTCAGGCTGCTGAGCCACAGTAGCGGCCAGTTTGCCCCCTTCAACAGCCTTCATGCCATCCGGGGTGCCGTCAAAGCCGACTACCACAACATCAGATTTACCGGCGGTTTGCAATGCACGCATCGCGCCCAGAGCCATTTCATCATTCTGTGCAAACACA
This genomic window from Erwinia sp. E_sp_B01_1 contains:
- the rbsR gene encoding ribose operon transcriptional repressor RbsR; this translates as MKDVARLAGVSTSTVSHVINNNRFVSEAVREKITSAITQLNYAPSALARSLKLNQTRTIGMLLTASSNPFYSEVVRGVERSCYERGYSLVLCNTEGDENRMNRSLETLLQKRVDGLLIMCNESHIPSAEILNRYPSIPSVMMDWSPFEGGSDIIQDNSLLGGEMATRFLISRGYRRIACIAGPQDKTPARLRLEGFHQAMTQAELPVLPGYVVNGDLEFQGGFNAMNQLLALKPFPEAVFTSNDAMAVGVYHALFQAGLSVPKDIAVMGYDDIELARYMTPPLTTIHQPKDELGELAIDTLIHRLKEPGGSQQLLVLTPELIERGSVGER
- the rbsK gene encoding ribokinase; this encodes MKNTGKLAVLGSINADHILNLASFPRPGETVIGRQYQIAFGGKGANQAVAAGRSGAAISFIACVGEDDIGERIRQQLAEDKIDIAAIDVVPGESTGVALIFVNGEGENSIAIHAGANAALTPALVEKHKQTIAEADALLMQLESPLDSVLAAAKIAREHQTKVILNPAPAMPLSAELLALVDMITPNETEAEALTGVHIDSDEDAARAAGILHDKGIGSVLITLGSRGVWLSEQGQGQRIAGFKVKAVDTIAAGDTFNGALITALLEEKPVAEAVRFAHAAAAIAVTRSGAQPSVPWRSETDSFLQQQG